One genomic window of Trichomycterus rosablanca isolate fTriRos1 chromosome 1, fTriRos1.hap1, whole genome shotgun sequence includes the following:
- the LOC134318407 gene encoding sodium-dependent neutral amino acid transporter B(0)AT1-like — MKLKLKLPNPGLEERIPSHADLEEMEKVQAGERPQWDNKAQYMLTCVGFCVGLGNVWRFPYLCQSHGGGAFMIPFLLLLVLEGIPLLHLEFAIGQRLRKGSVGVWRSINPYLSGVGIASMLVSCMVGMYYNTIIAWVMWYFFNSFQDPLPWSQCPLNQNRTGPVPECARSSSVDYFWYRETLNISTNIQDSGGLQWWMVLCLITSWAVLWVCCIRGIETTGKAVYITSTLPYVVLTIFLIRGLTLKGSISGIKYLFTPDLKELANPTTWLDAGAQVFYSFSLAFGGLISFSSYNSVHNNCEQDAVIISFINGLTSVYSAIVIYSIIGFRATEKFDDCISRNILALLNAFDLPEGNITESTYDEAFQILNSTSPAIVQGLDLKTCDMQTLLSQGVEGTGLAFIVFTEAITKMPISPLWAVLFFIMLFCLGLSTMFGSIEGVVVPLQDLNIFPKSWPKEVLTGIVCLGSFAVALIFTQRSGEYWLALFDGFAGSIPLLIIAFCEMIAVAYIYGIDRFNEDIEFMIGHKPNFFWQATWRVISPLIVLVIFVFYLVSTATRELTYITWNPESDSFPNLLKVDFPDWINAIIFILSGVPALTIPGVAVYKLVRRRCCGKRGGRRSQEVSTVSEKLEKELRNV; from the exons ATGAAGCTGAAGCTGAAGCTGCCCAACCCGGGTCTGGAGGAGCGCATCCCCTCTCACGCTGACCTGGAGGAGATGGAGAAGGTCCAGGCCGGAGAACGTCCTCAGTGGGACAACAAGGCCCAGTACATGCTCACCTGTGTGGGCTTCTGTGTGGGACTGGGGAACGTCTGGAGGTTCCCCTACCTGTGCCAGAGCCACGGAGGAG GGGCGTTCATGATCCCGTTCCTGCTGCTGCTGGTcctggaggggattcctctgCTACACCTGGAGTTCGCTATAGGACAGAGACTGAGGAAGGGCAGCGTGGGGGTCTGGAGGTCCATCAACCCCTACCTATCCGGAGTGG GTATCGCGTCCATGCTGGTGTCCTGCATGGTTGGAATGTACTACAACACCATCATAGCCTGGGTCATGTGGTACTTCTTCAACTCCTTCCAGGATCCACTTCCATGGAGCCAGTGTCCACTCAACCAGAACAGGACAG GCCCGGTACCAGAATGCGCCCGGAGCTCCTCTGTGGATTACTTCTGGTACAGAGAGACTCTAAACATCTCCACTAACATCCAGGACTCCGGTGGTCTGCAGTGGTGGATGGTGCTGTGCCTGATCACCTCCTGGGCGGTTCTCTGGGTCTGCTGCATCCGAGGCATCGAAACCACCGGCAAG GCTGTTTACATCACCTCCACCCTGCCGTACGTGGTCCTGACCATCTTCCTGATCCGAGGACTCACTCTGAAGGGGTCCATCAGTGGCATCAAGTACCTCTTCACTCCAGAC CTGAAGGAGTTGGCGAACCCCACTACGTGGCTGGACGCTGGAGCTCAGGTCTTCTACTCCTTCTCTCTGGCTTTCGGAGGGCTGATCTCCTTCTCCAGCTACAACTCTGTACA TAATAATTGTGAGCAGGACGCCGTGATCATCTCCTTCATCAACGGACTCACCTCCGTCTATTCTGCCATCGTCATCTACTCCATCATCGGCTTCAGAGCTACGGAGAAGTTCGATGACTGCATCAGCAG GAACATCTTGGCCCTCCTGAACGCCTTTGATCTTCCAGAAGGGAACATCACCGAAAGCACCTATGATGAGGCTTTTCAGATCCTCAACAGCACGTCACCTGCGATCGTCCAGGGACTCGACCTGAAAACCTGCGACATGCAGACTCTTCTGAGCCAG GGAGTAGAAGGAACCGGTCTGGCCTTCATCGTCTTCACAGAGGCCATCACCAAGATGCCCATTTCTCCTCTCTGGGCGGTGCTGTTCTTCATCATGCTCTTCTGCCTGGGACTTTCCACCATGTTCGGCAGCATAGAAGGGGTCGTGGTGCCTCTGCAGGACCTGAACATCTTTCCCAAGAGCTGGCCTAAGGAGGTTCTGACAG GAATCGTCTGTTTGGGATCGTTCGCCGTGGCTTTGATCTTCACACAGCGCTCGGGTGAATACTGGCTAGCGCTGTTTGACGGATTCGCCGGGTCCATCCCGCTACTCATCATCGCCTTCTGTGAGATGATAGCTGTGGCGTACATCTACGGTATAGACAG GTTCAATGAAGACATCGAGTTCATGATCGGACACAAACCCAACTTCTTCTGGCAGGCCACGTGGAGGGTCATCAGTCCTCTCATAGTGCTGGTGATCTTCGTCTTCTACCTGGTCTCCACCGCCACCAGAGAGCTCACCTACATCACCTGGAACCCAGAATCG gactCGTTTCCAAACCTCCTGAAGGTGGACTTCCCCGACTGGATCAACGCCATCATCTTCATCCTGTCCGGCGTTCCCGCTCTCACCATCCCGGGCGTGGCCGTCTATAAGCTCGTCAGGAGGCGCTGCTGCGGGAAGCGGGGCGGCCGCCGCTCACAGGAGGTCAGCACCGTGTCCGAGAAACTGGAGAAGGAACTCAGGAACGTCTAG